In bacterium, a single window of DNA contains:
- a CDS encoding response regulator, with protein MKSLIVEDDFVARRILKDILSAYGHCDIAIDGQEAVCAFRMAWEENRPYDLVCMDIMMPNIDGHEALRQIRELEDLLCITNSRKVKAIMLSALDDPKNVVRAFAKGEVSSYLVKPIKKQDLVAAISKLGLLA; from the coding sequence ATGAAGTCATTGATTGTTGAGGATGATTTTGTAGCCCGCCGTATTTTGAAAGATATCCTTTCCGCCTATGGCCACTGTGATATAGCTATTGACGGCCAGGAAGCGGTTTGCGCCTTTCGGATGGCCTGGGAAGAGAACAGACCCTATGATCTGGTCTGCATGGATATCATGATGCCGAATATAGATGGCCACGAAGCGCTCAGACAAATCCGCGAGCTCGAAGATCTTCTCTGTATCACCAATTCACGAAAGGTAAAGGCAATTATGCTCAGCGCCCTTGACGATCCTAAAAATGTGGTCCGTGCATTTGCCAAGGGAGAAGTGTCCTCTTATCTGGTCAAGCCGATCAAAAAGCAGGACCTTGTTGCCGCAATAAGCAAGCTTGGGCTCCTTGCCTGA